CGCCACCGCCGCTGCGAAGTATTCCAGTGCTTCATTCTGTATTTGGCCTCCAACTGAACGGACGCGGGACGCCGTCAGGAACCGGCTAATCGAGACGCTTTCCACCCCCTCCATTCTCTCCAAGAGGTACGGAACCGTTTCGCGAGAGGAGGCTGTTGATGCCGCCAAGCGCATCGAGGATGAGGCGTTCGAAGCGGCGGGAAAGGCGGCGAGCACTGATGATGATGGCATAGAGATTTTACAGGTTTATTCGAAGGAGATTAGTAAGAGAATGCTGGAGACCGTGAAGGCTAGATCTGCTGAATCGGTGGCTTCGCAGACGCCGCCGGTGAATGAGGCGGTGGTTAAGGCGGAGGAGGAGGACACAGGGTCCACGGCTCCGCCTCAGAGTGAGAAAACTGAGTCTGTGGCTGATGATGAATGAGTAACGGAAAGATTATTAGCACTTTCCGTTTTCTGCTTTGTAATCTTGTTAGTGAACTTTTATGGTTGGATATATTGTGTTGAGATCTATGATGTACTTCTATGTGGATCATTTGGTGCTAATATATTAGTGTTATTACATGTTACCAACTCAGCTTTTCTAGGGCTTGTTCTCTATGAAAGTTGCCTCATATTACATGGTGCTTTCAATTCCTGTTTGTGTCCAGTATACTTTGTGTTTGCGGATTTTTGTTCAAGCTTTGGTGGGTGAATTTTGCGATGTACTTATATGCGATTGCATCCATGCTctcttgtttattttaataggaattttgtctttttcaagTATTACATGAACAGAGTTGAATTGTAGGGTATTGAAAGAATAGTATTTGATTGAAGTCCCTTGATTTGATGGATAAGCTTGTAATTAGTCTTTGGATTTATGTTTGCTTGCCGAATATATTCGGTCCCTTGTTTTTGTACGCTTCTATGATTGGTTTAACAAATGTGCTCAATCACTGTGTTCTGGATGAGACTTCTGCTGTTAAAGTCAAGCTTTTTCCTTGACATTTTCAGCTTTAGTCTTAGCTTCATGGCAATGACTGTATTTTGTTCATCTGCTCTTGGGTGCCTGTAATTTGTTCATCTGCTCATTTTGACTGCACGAGTTGCAAATTATATGTGAAGGGCCtgaagtccaacttattagtGCAGGTAAATCATGCATTTTGATTGATCCATAATGAGGT
The window above is part of the Sesamum indicum cultivar Zhongzhi No. 13 linkage group LG2, S_indicum_v1.0, whole genome shotgun sequence genome. Proteins encoded here:
- the LOC105155518 gene encoding MFP1 attachment factor 1 encodes the protein MSDNIESPNQNPQDFQVPDLAIEAPPKTPLPTTMAEAEQAPPQSETTAATAAAKYSSASFCIWPPTERTRDAVRNRLIETLSTPSILSKRYGTVSREEAVDAAKRIEDEAFEAAGKAASTDDDGIEILQVYSKEISKRMLETVKARSAESVASQTPPVNEAVVKAEEEDTGSTAPPQSEKTESVADDE